The Nitrospiria bacterium genome has a segment encoding these proteins:
- a CDS encoding DUF3047 domain-containing protein, translated as MRIFSFFFMTIGLIFIHPAVSNAQKNPGILVWGHFTQDQQENGIPLGWSVKRWTGGYDIFVLRDPDGNDVLRLKSEKNSFGLYKKAPIDLKQYPILTWRWKVTQLPEGGDVRSKKTDDQAAQVYVVFPRFPAAINSRMVGYIWENLTPKGLEVPSQKSSNTRYIVLQSGPDLLGTWQTERRNVYDDYIKLFGEEPTDAGGVTLMIDSDDTKTSAESFFDQIQFEKP; from the coding sequence ATGAGAATATTCAGTTTCTTTTTTATGACGATTGGCCTGATCTTTATCCACCCAGCGGTCTCAAATGCGCAGAAAAACCCCGGAATTTTGGTATGGGGTCATTTCACCCAGGACCAGCAGGAAAATGGGATCCCTTTGGGCTGGAGTGTTAAACGGTGGACTGGGGGTTATGACATTTTTGTCCTTCGGGACCCCGATGGTAACGATGTTCTTCGCCTGAAAAGCGAAAAAAATAGCTTCGGGTTATATAAAAAGGCCCCAATCGACCTTAAACAATATCCGATTTTGACGTGGCGTTGGAAGGTAACTCAATTGCCCGAGGGAGGGGATGTCCGCTCTAAAAAAACCGATGACCAAGCCGCCCAGGTCTATGTGGTTTTTCCTCGATTTCCTGCGGCGATTAATAGCCGGATGGTGGGGTATATTTGGGAAAATTTAACCCCTAAGGGTTTGGAGGTCCCAAGCCAAAAATCTTCGAACACCCGTTATATCGTTCTTCAAAGCGGGCCCGACCTTTTAGGAACCTGGCAAACAGAGCGGCGAAATGTTTATGATGACTATATTAAATTATTCGGAGAAGAACCCACCGATGCAGGGGGGGTTACACTGATGATTGATTCAGATGATACCAAAACATCTGCGGAAAGTTTTTTTGATCAGATTCAATTTGAAAAACCCTGA